The following proteins come from a genomic window of Microbacterium lemovicicum:
- the argS gene encoding arginine--tRNA ligase, whose protein sequence is MDPEALSAALLAVVTPLAEARRQGSSAGLTAADLVLDRPKNRDHGDWASNAALKLAKKLGADPREFAAEIAAGLTEVDGIMSVDVAGPGFINITLDAAAAGALAKTIVEAGAAFGSNESQRGNTINLEFVSANPTGPLHIGHTRWAALGDSIGRLLQASGATVAREFYINDAGVQMERFGRSVLAAATGQPTPEGGYAGGYIDELGRRVLVERPDLLDLPEEEQVAAARDAAYALQLGELQASLAAFNVDFDVWFSERVLHAKGADGGPSLVDEAVDRLVAQGHVFEDEGAVWVRTTDFGDDKDRVIRRSNGEYTYFAADAAYYLNKGDRGFAHKIYLLGADHHGYVHRLKALAGAAGDDPDADIEVLIGQLVSVNGARLSKRAGNIIEMDDLREWLGTDALRYSLGRYPADSPLTLDPELLRKRTNDNPVFYVQYAHARTHNVGRNAAASGVDRSEFAPELLTHPTESALLGALQEFPRIVAFAAEVREPHRVARYLEELAGLYHRWYDSCRVIPLGDAPVEAVHRTRLWLNDATGQVLRNGLDLLGVSAPERM, encoded by the coding sequence TGCTCGCCGTCGTGACCCCGCTCGCGGAGGCTCGACGCCAGGGATCCAGCGCCGGGCTCACCGCCGCCGACCTGGTCCTGGACCGCCCGAAGAATCGCGACCACGGCGACTGGGCGTCCAACGCCGCGCTGAAGCTCGCCAAGAAGCTCGGCGCCGACCCGCGCGAGTTCGCCGCCGAGATCGCGGCCGGCCTGACGGAGGTCGACGGCATCATGTCGGTCGACGTCGCCGGACCCGGCTTCATCAACATCACGCTGGATGCCGCGGCCGCCGGCGCGCTCGCGAAGACCATCGTCGAGGCGGGGGCGGCGTTCGGATCCAACGAGTCGCAGCGGGGCAACACGATCAACCTCGAGTTCGTCTCGGCGAACCCCACCGGCCCGCTCCACATCGGGCACACGCGGTGGGCGGCGCTCGGCGACTCGATCGGTCGCCTGCTCCAGGCCAGCGGAGCGACCGTCGCGCGCGAGTTCTACATCAACGACGCGGGCGTGCAGATGGAGCGGTTCGGCCGCTCCGTGCTCGCCGCGGCCACGGGCCAGCCCACCCCCGAGGGCGGCTACGCCGGCGGCTACATCGACGAGCTCGGACGGCGGGTGCTCGTCGAGCGCCCCGACCTGCTCGACCTCCCCGAGGAGGAGCAGGTCGCGGCGGCGCGCGATGCGGCATACGCCCTGCAGCTCGGCGAGCTCCAGGCATCCCTCGCCGCGTTCAACGTCGACTTCGACGTGTGGTTCTCCGAGCGGGTGCTGCACGCGAAGGGCGCGGACGGTGGACCGAGCCTCGTCGACGAGGCCGTCGACCGCCTCGTCGCGCAGGGCCACGTGTTCGAGGACGAGGGCGCCGTCTGGGTGCGCACCACCGACTTCGGCGACGACAAGGACCGGGTCATCCGCCGCTCCAACGGCGAGTACACCTACTTCGCCGCCGACGCCGCGTACTACCTGAACAAGGGCGACCGCGGCTTCGCGCACAAGATCTACCTGCTCGGCGCCGATCACCACGGCTACGTGCACCGGCTGAAGGCGCTCGCCGGCGCGGCCGGCGACGACCCCGACGCCGACATCGAGGTGCTCATCGGGCAGCTGGTCTCGGTCAACGGTGCGCGGCTGAGCAAGCGCGCGGGCAACATCATCGAGATGGACGACCTGCGCGAGTGGCTCGGCACCGACGCGCTGCGGTACTCGCTGGGCCGGTACCCCGCCGACTCGCCCCTGACGCTCGACCCCGAGCTCCTGCGCAAGCGCACGAACGACAACCCGGTCTTCTACGTGCAGTACGCGCACGCCCGCACGCACAACGTCGGACGCAATGCCGCGGCATCCGGGGTCGACCGCTCGGAGTTCGCACCCGAGCTGCTGACGCACCCGACCGAGTCGGCGCTGCTCGGCGCCCTGCAGGAGTTCCCGCGCATCGTCGCCTTCGCCGCGGAGGTGCGCGAGCCGCACCGCGTCGCGCGCTACCTCGAGGAGCTCGCCGGTCTGTACCACCGCTGGTACGACAGCTGCCGCGTGATCCCGCTCGGAGACGCTCCGGTCGAGGCCGTGCACCGCACGCGCCTCTGGCTGAACGACGCCACCGGACAGGTGCTGCGCAACGGACTCGACCTGCTCGGCGTGAGTGCGCCCGAGCGCATGTGA
- a CDS encoding LmeA family phospholipid-binding protein translates to MSDAQQTQPLPDPRAQWVLSASDEPRPRRRAWPWLVGLLLVVALAVGAWFVGEWIARDIVTKTIRQGAITQLSLPADQQIDVDIEGAVLPQLIAGTLDDVTVASDDVTFGALSGDVVVRAQGVPVRGDAAARSAAATIQLDTPELQTLLEQIPDFPAATVGLVEPNVTASTELQLFGAGIPIGITLTPGVADGDITLSPVSLKLAGAELTASDLTERFGDLAGVVVRDYDVCIREYVPAGVTLTGIRVSGDRVIADLDIDGAIITDPALQANGTCA, encoded by the coding sequence GTGAGCGACGCTCAGCAGACGCAGCCGCTCCCGGATCCGCGCGCGCAGTGGGTGCTGTCCGCGTCAGACGAGCCCCGGCCGCGCCGCCGCGCCTGGCCGTGGCTCGTCGGACTGCTGCTGGTCGTCGCTCTGGCGGTCGGCGCCTGGTTCGTGGGGGAGTGGATCGCGCGCGACATCGTCACCAAGACGATCCGCCAGGGCGCGATCACCCAGCTCTCGCTGCCCGCCGACCAGCAGATCGACGTCGACATCGAGGGCGCCGTGCTGCCGCAGCTCATCGCGGGCACGCTCGACGATGTGACCGTGGCGTCCGATGACGTGACGTTCGGCGCGCTCTCCGGCGACGTCGTCGTCCGTGCGCAGGGCGTGCCCGTGCGGGGGGATGCCGCGGCCCGCAGCGCCGCGGCGACGATCCAGCTCGACACGCCGGAGCTGCAGACGCTGCTCGAGCAGATCCCCGACTTCCCGGCGGCGACCGTGGGCCTGGTCGAGCCGAACGTGACCGCGTCGACCGAGTTGCAGCTGTTCGGCGCGGGGATCCCGATCGGCATCACGCTCACCCCGGGAGTCGCCGACGGCGACATCACGCTCTCGCCGGTCTCCCTGAAGCTGGCGGGTGCGGAGCTGACGGCGAGCGACCTCACCGAGCGCTTCGGAGACCTGGCCGGCGTCGTGGTGCGCGACTACGACGTGTGCATCCGCGAGTACGTTCCGGCGGGCGTCACGCTCACCGGCATCCGGGTCTCCGGCGACCGGGTGATCGCCGACCTCGACATCGACGGCGCGATCATCACCGACCCCGCGCTGCAGGCGAACGGCACCTGCGCGTGA
- the lysA gene encoding diaminopimelate decarboxylase, translated as MSAPTSPHPAPARPVRPDDANALAANVWPASAERDERGILTLAGIAADELVERFGTPLYVLDEDEVRAHARRTLAAFADATAAHGSRARIYYAGKAFLSTDVVRWVMDEGLAVDVCSGGELAVALAAGADPARLGYHGNNKSVRDLERAVQVGIGSIVLDSWIELERLAAVAQRLGREQSVLVRVNSGVHAETHDFLATAHEDQKFGFPLTDAAAVVARIRETPGLAFVGLHCHIGSQIFGTAGFEESASRLVAVHAALLEGGEVPVLNLGGGFGIAYTSADDPTPIEQLAAGIVDAVARECASRGIPVPDFAFEPGRSIVGQAGVTLYEVGTIKPVRVSDDLERLYVSVDGGMSDNARPALYGAQYSARVASRVSTAEPALSRVVGLHCESGDIVVDAEYLPADVAPGDLLAVPATGAYCAALSSNYNFVPRPPVVAVSQGRARVIVRGETIDDLLARDAGVGPSSTEENHMNERNDT; from the coding sequence GTGTCCGCCCCGACCTCCCCGCACCCGGCGCCCGCACGGCCCGTCCGCCCGGACGACGCCAACGCGCTCGCGGCGAACGTGTGGCCGGCATCCGCCGAGCGCGACGAGCGCGGCATCCTGACGCTCGCGGGGATCGCCGCCGACGAGCTGGTGGAGCGCTTCGGCACGCCGCTCTACGTGCTGGACGAGGACGAGGTGCGCGCACACGCGCGTCGCACGCTCGCCGCCTTCGCCGACGCGACCGCGGCGCACGGCTCTCGCGCGCGGATCTACTACGCCGGCAAGGCCTTCCTCTCGACCGACGTGGTGCGCTGGGTGATGGACGAGGGCCTCGCGGTCGACGTCTGCAGCGGCGGCGAACTCGCCGTGGCGCTCGCCGCCGGTGCCGACCCCGCACGGCTGGGCTATCACGGCAACAACAAGTCCGTGCGAGACCTCGAGCGCGCCGTGCAGGTGGGCATCGGCTCGATCGTCCTCGACAGCTGGATCGAGCTCGAGCGCCTCGCCGCCGTCGCGCAGCGACTCGGCCGTGAGCAGTCGGTGCTCGTGCGGGTCAACAGCGGTGTGCACGCCGAGACGCACGACTTCCTGGCGACGGCCCACGAAGACCAGAAATTCGGCTTCCCGCTGACGGACGCGGCGGCTGTCGTCGCCCGCATCCGCGAGACGCCGGGGCTGGCGTTCGTCGGACTGCACTGCCACATCGGGTCGCAGATCTTCGGCACCGCCGGCTTCGAGGAGTCCGCGTCGCGCCTGGTCGCGGTGCACGCGGCCCTGCTCGAGGGCGGCGAGGTGCCCGTCCTCAACCTCGGCGGCGGCTTCGGCATCGCCTACACCTCCGCCGACGACCCGACGCCGATCGAGCAGCTCGCGGCGGGGATCGTCGACGCCGTCGCCCGCGAGTGCGCGAGCCGCGGCATCCCGGTTCCGGACTTCGCCTTCGAGCCCGGACGGTCCATCGTCGGCCAGGCCGGCGTGACGCTGTACGAGGTCGGCACGATCAAGCCGGTCCGCGTGTCCGACGACCTCGAGCGCCTCTACGTCAGCGTCGACGGCGGCATGAGCGACAACGCCCGGCCCGCCCTGTACGGCGCGCAGTACTCGGCGCGCGTCGCCTCCCGCGTCAGCACCGCCGAGCCGGCCCTGTCGCGGGTCGTCGGACTGCACTGCGAGTCGGGCGACATCGTCGTGGACGCGGAGTACCTGCCCGCCGACGTGGCGCCCGGAGATCTGCTCGCCGTGCCGGCGACCGGCGCCTACTGCGCCGCGCTGTCGAGCAACTACAACTTCGTCCCGAGGCCGCCCGTCGTGGCGGTCAGCCAGGGACGCGCCCGCGTGATCGTGCGCGGAGAGACGATCGACGACCTGCTGGCACGCGATGCCGGCGTCGGCCCGTCGAGCACGGAGGAGAACCACATGAACGAGCGGAACGACACGTGA
- a CDS encoding homoserine dehydrogenase codes for MSDYRRLRVALLGAGAVGSQVAALLLKHGDELADRAGASLELVGIAVRDLDAPRDVDLPRELFTTDAEELILGADIVIELMGGIEPARTYLMQAINSGADVVTANKALLATYGSEIFEAADQVGAQVYYEAAAAGAIPIIRPLRDSLAGDRVQRIMGIVNGTTNYILDRMDTEGADLVDVLSEAQALGYAEADPSADVDGYDAAQKAAILASLAFHTTVPLSAVHREGIMGLDKAMIDAARHAGYAIKLLAVCERLAPEDEGEEGESISVRVYPALVPRSHPLASVHGANNAVFVQAEAAGSLMFYGAGAGGVQTASAVLGDVVSAARRHIAGGVGVGESTRANLPVVPIGRVTTRYQITLEVDDQPGVLATVAGTLSEGRVSIATVEQTVISESADGSGVARLVIGTHKAREQDLSETVARLAASGVVERVASVLRVEGD; via the coding sequence GTGAGCGACTATCGCCGACTGCGGGTGGCGCTCCTCGGCGCCGGCGCCGTGGGGTCCCAGGTCGCCGCGCTGCTGCTGAAGCACGGCGACGAGCTCGCCGATCGGGCGGGCGCATCGCTGGAGCTCGTCGGCATCGCCGTGCGCGACCTCGACGCGCCCCGCGACGTCGACCTCCCGCGTGAGCTGTTCACGACGGATGCAGAGGAGCTCATCCTCGGCGCCGACATCGTCATCGAGCTGATGGGCGGCATCGAGCCCGCCCGCACCTACCTGATGCAGGCGATCAACTCCGGCGCCGACGTGGTGACCGCCAACAAGGCGCTCCTGGCCACCTACGGCTCCGAGATCTTCGAGGCCGCCGACCAGGTCGGCGCGCAGGTGTACTACGAGGCCGCGGCCGCCGGCGCGATCCCGATCATCCGGCCACTGCGCGACTCGCTCGCCGGCGACCGCGTGCAGCGGATCATGGGCATCGTCAACGGCACGACGAACTACATCCTCGACCGCATGGACACCGAGGGCGCCGACCTCGTCGACGTGCTCTCCGAGGCGCAGGCGCTCGGCTACGCCGAGGCCGACCCGTCGGCCGACGTCGACGGCTACGACGCCGCGCAGAAGGCCGCCATCCTCGCGAGCCTGGCGTTCCACACGACCGTTCCGCTGTCGGCCGTGCACCGCGAGGGCATCATGGGCCTCGACAAGGCGATGATCGACGCCGCCCGCCACGCCGGCTACGCCATCAAGCTCCTCGCCGTGTGCGAGCGCCTCGCCCCCGAGGACGAGGGCGAGGAGGGCGAGTCGATCTCCGTGCGCGTCTACCCCGCACTCGTGCCGCGCTCCCACCCGCTCGCCAGCGTCCACGGCGCGAACAACGCCGTCTTCGTGCAGGCCGAGGCCGCCGGTTCACTCATGTTCTACGGCGCGGGCGCCGGCGGCGTGCAGACCGCGTCCGCGGTGCTCGGCGACGTCGTCTCCGCCGCCCGCCGCCACATCGCCGGCGGTGTGGGCGTGGGCGAGTCGACGCGCGCGAACCTGCCGGTCGTGCCGATCGGCCGCGTCACCACGCGTTACCAGATCACTCTCGAGGTCGACGACCAGCCGGGCGTGCTGGCGACCGTCGCGGGCACCCTCAGCGAAGGACGCGTGTCCATCGCCACGGTCGAGCAGACCGTCATCAGCGAGTCCGCCGACGGATCGGGCGTCGCCCGGCTCGTCATCGGAACCCACAAGGCCCGGGAGCAGGACCTCAGCGAGACCGTTGCGCGGCTGGCCGCCAGCGGCGTCGTCGAGCGCGTCGCGTCCGTCCTGCGAGTAGAAGGAGACTGA
- the thrC gene encoding threonine synthase — translation MAHLWRGVLREYADRLGVTDDSTVVTLGEGGTPLLPAPALSQRTGADVWVKFEGMNPTGSFKDRGMTVALSRAVEHGAKAVICASTGNTSASAAAYAAHAGITAAVLVPEGKIAMGKLSQAVAHNGRLIQIRGNFDDCLEIARELADHYPVHLVNSVNPDRIEGQKTAAYEVVEVLGDAPDFHFIPVGNAGNYTAYSRGYREEADRGVATKVPRMFGFQAEGSAPLVRGEVVRNPETIASAIRIGNPASWELALEARDATDGWFGAIDDARILAAQKLLSSEVGIFVEPASAISVAGLMDRAEQGLIPAGSRVVLTVTGHGLKDPQWALRNADGSDVTPTVVDAATSEVASVLELVPTSAGTPA, via the coding sequence ATGGCACACCTCTGGCGCGGAGTCCTCCGCGAATACGCCGACCGGCTCGGCGTGACCGACGACTCGACGGTGGTGACGCTCGGCGAGGGCGGCACGCCGCTCCTGCCCGCTCCCGCGCTGTCGCAGCGCACGGGCGCCGACGTGTGGGTGAAGTTCGAGGGCATGAACCCCACCGGCTCGTTCAAGGACCGCGGCATGACCGTCGCGCTGTCCCGCGCGGTCGAGCACGGAGCGAAGGCCGTGATCTGCGCCTCCACGGGCAACACCTCGGCGTCGGCCGCCGCCTACGCCGCGCACGCCGGCATCACCGCCGCCGTGCTCGTGCCCGAAGGCAAGATCGCGATGGGCAAGCTCAGCCAGGCCGTCGCGCACAACGGCCGCCTCATCCAGATCCGCGGCAACTTCGACGACTGCCTCGAGATCGCGCGCGAGCTCGCCGACCACTACCCGGTGCACCTCGTCAACTCCGTCAACCCCGACCGCATCGAGGGGCAGAAGACCGCCGCCTACGAGGTCGTCGAGGTGCTCGGCGACGCGCCCGACTTCCACTTCATCCCCGTCGGCAACGCCGGCAACTACACGGCCTACTCGCGCGGCTACCGCGAGGAGGCCGACCGCGGCGTCGCGACCAAGGTGCCGCGCATGTTCGGCTTCCAGGCCGAGGGCTCCGCGCCGCTCGTCCGCGGCGAGGTCGTGCGCAACCCCGAGACGATCGCGTCCGCGATCCGCATCGGCAACCCCGCATCGTGGGAGCTCGCCCTCGAGGCGCGCGACGCGACCGACGGCTGGTTCGGCGCCATCGACGACGCCCGCATCCTGGCCGCGCAGAAGCTGCTGTCGTCCGAGGTGGGCATCTTCGTCGAGCCCGCCTCCGCGATCAGCGTCGCCGGTCTGATGGATCGCGCCGAGCAGGGCCTCATCCCGGCCGGCTCGCGCGTCGTCCTGACCGTCACGGGCCACGGCCTCAAGGACCCGCAGTGGGCCCTCCGCAACGCCGACGGCAGCGACGTGACGCCGACGGTCGTGGATGCCGCGACCTCCGAGGTCGCATCCGTGCTGGAGCTCGTCCCGACCTCCGCGGGAACGCCCGCGTGA
- the thrB gene encoding homoserine kinase: protein MNAAGGGERAGHRSVHVRVPATSANLGPGFDTLGLALSVYDELVVTELGHDGLEIHVTGEGAASVPMDASHLVVRAMAHAFASVGRPLPGVRLEAVNAVPHGRGLGSSGAAVVAGLLAAKGLLEPEVELDADALLRLATELEGHPDNVAPALFGGLTIAWVDETGPQHKKLLVHRGVSPLVFVPEFTMSTSVARSLNPLNVPREDAVFNVSRSALLIAALTQSPELLLAATEDKLHQNYRAQAMPETDRLVRALRAEGFAAVVSGAGPSVLVLADGAGRRLEAADLAHSVVDTPWDARMLAVDFKGGTVKEYTEGST from the coding sequence GTGAACGCAGCCGGCGGCGGGGAGCGCGCCGGGCACCGCTCGGTGCACGTGCGCGTTCCCGCCACCAGCGCGAACCTCGGTCCGGGCTTCGACACCCTCGGCCTCGCGCTGAGCGTGTACGACGAGCTCGTCGTGACCGAGCTCGGTCACGACGGCCTCGAGATCCACGTGACGGGAGAGGGCGCGGCATCCGTTCCGATGGATGCCTCGCACCTCGTCGTGCGGGCGATGGCGCATGCCTTCGCCTCTGTCGGCCGCCCGCTCCCGGGCGTCCGCCTCGAGGCTGTCAACGCCGTGCCGCACGGCCGGGGACTCGGGTCGTCCGGCGCCGCCGTCGTGGCCGGGCTGCTCGCCGCGAAGGGGCTGCTCGAGCCCGAGGTCGAGCTCGACGCCGACGCTCTCCTGCGTCTCGCGACAGAGCTGGAGGGGCACCCCGACAACGTCGCCCCCGCCCTGTTCGGCGGGCTGACGATCGCCTGGGTCGACGAGACCGGTCCGCAGCACAAGAAGCTCCTCGTGCACCGCGGCGTCTCGCCCCTGGTGTTCGTGCCCGAATTCACGATGTCCACGAGCGTGGCGCGCAGCCTCAACCCCCTGAACGTGCCCCGTGAGGACGCGGTCTTCAACGTGTCGCGCTCTGCGCTGCTCATCGCGGCGCTGACGCAGAGTCCCGAGCTGCTGCTGGCCGCCACCGAGGACAAGCTGCACCAGAACTACCGCGCCCAGGCCATGCCCGAGACCGACCGACTGGTGCGGGCACTCCGTGCGGAGGGCTTCGCTGCCGTCGTCTCCGGGGCAGGTCCCAGCGTGCTCGTGCTGGCAGACGGCGCCGGCAGACGCCTCGAAGCGGCCGATCTCGCGCACTCCGTCGTCGACACTCCCTGGGACGCCCGCATGCTGGCCGTCGACTTCAAGGGTGGTACAGTGAAGGAGTACACGGAGGGTTCCACGTAA
- the rho gene encoding transcription termination factor Rho yields MESISEIHAAEPSADERVDASATEENGTGASNADTTTAPADDAPADEAAEVEPAEDETAEVAPDAATETAADASAADAVAADAAPAEPVADAPAEDPTPADVPVETAEAVADEKPAKAPRKRAPRRAKSSDLPAAPAETAAETPAAETAAGATDAAPAEAAASDAVASDTASSDAGAPAETADASAASETAAADSTSSDEAPAATTERAPARSGRSTGRGRNARAAQAPADETEAADAAPAADDAQPTADADADERTQNTSASNAQNTQGDDDGADANGDGDGSDSGSNRGRSRSRNRSRSRGGNANGNANGNAPQNGNVQNGNAQQGNAPQTAQGGNVPAQAQADQDDAPVNGRGRQQQQQRNNNAKRRGAPNANGDEFETEITEDDVLIPIAGILDVLDNYAFVRTSGYLPGTSDVYVSLGQVKKYNLRKGDAVVGAIKQPREGEQSTRQKYNALVKVDSVNGLSAEDAGDRVEFGKLTPLYPQDRLRLETAPEKLTQRIIDLVAPIGKGQRGLIVAPPKAGKTIVLQQIANAIATNNPEVHLMVVLVDERPEEVTDMQRTVKGEVIASTFDRPAEDHTTVAELAIERAKRLVELGRDVVVLLDSITRLGRAYNISAPTSGRVLTGGVDASALYPPKRFFGAARNIENGGSLTILATALVETGSKMDEVIFEEFKGTGNSELRLSRQLADKRIFPAVDVNASSTRREEMLLSADEVKITWKLRRALAGLDTQQALEVVLGKLKETSSNVEFLVQMQKSIPTPTGHSHGHENNIR; encoded by the coding sequence GTGGAGTCCATCTCCGAGATCCATGCTGCTGAGCCTTCGGCCGACGAGCGCGTAGACGCGTCCGCCACCGAGGAGAACGGCACCGGCGCTTCGAACGCCGACACCACCACCGCTCCGGCGGACGACGCTCCGGCCGATGAGGCCGCGGAGGTCGAGCCCGCCGAGGACGAGACCGCTGAGGTCGCTCCGGATGCTGCGACCGAGACCGCCGCGGACGCTTCGGCTGCCGACGCTGTCGCTGCCGACGCTGCTCCGGCCGAGCCGGTCGCCGACGCTCCGGCTGAGGACCCGACGCCGGCCGACGTGCCCGTCGAGACGGCCGAGGCCGTCGCCGACGAGAAGCCGGCCAAGGCGCCGCGCAAACGCGCCCCGCGCCGGGCCAAGAGCTCCGACCTGCCCGCCGCTCCGGCCGAGACCGCGGCCGAGACGCCGGCTGCCGAGACCGCCGCCGGCGCGACCGACGCCGCTCCGGCCGAGGCCGCGGCATCCGACGCCGTTGCCTCCGACACCGCTTCTTCGGACGCCGGCGCTCCGGCCGAGACGGCCGACGCCTCCGCTGCGTCCGAGACCGCCGCCGCCGACAGCACGTCGTCCGACGAGGCGCCCGCCGCCACGACCGAGCGCGCCCCCGCCCGGTCGGGTCGCTCGACCGGCCGCGGCCGCAACGCCCGCGCCGCGCAGGCGCCTGCCGACGAGACCGAGGCTGCTGACGCCGCCCCGGCCGCCGACGACGCGCAGCCCACCGCTGACGCCGACGCCGACGAGCGGACTCAGAACACGTCGGCCTCGAACGCCCAGAACACCCAGGGCGACGACGACGGCGCCGACGCGAACGGCGACGGCGACGGATCCGACTCCGGGTCCAACCGCGGACGCAGCCGGAGCCGCAACCGCAGCCGCAGCCGTGGCGGCAACGCCAACGGCAACGCCAACGGCAACGCGCCCCAGAACGGCAACGTCCAGAACGGCAACGCCCAGCAGGGCAACGCCCCGCAGACGGCACAGGGCGGCAACGTCCCCGCGCAGGCACAGGCCGACCAGGACGACGCTCCGGTCAACGGCCGCGGCCGGCAGCAGCAGCAGCAGCGCAACAACAACGCCAAGCGTCGCGGTGCGCCCAACGCCAACGGCGACGAGTTCGAGACCGAGATCACCGAGGACGACGTCCTCATCCCGATCGCCGGCATCCTCGACGTGCTCGACAACTACGCCTTCGTCCGCACCAGCGGCTACCTCCCCGGCACGAGCGACGTCTACGTCTCGCTCGGCCAGGTGAAGAAGTACAACCTCCGCAAGGGCGACGCCGTCGTCGGCGCGATCAAGCAGCCGCGCGAGGGCGAGCAGTCCACCCGCCAGAAGTACAACGCGCTGGTCAAGGTCGACTCGGTCAACGGCCTCTCGGCCGAAGACGCCGGCGACCGCGTCGAGTTCGGCAAGCTCACGCCGCTCTACCCGCAGGACCGCCTGCGCCTCGAGACGGCTCCCGAGAAGCTGACGCAGCGCATCATCGACCTCGTGGCGCCGATCGGAAAGGGCCAGCGCGGCCTCATCGTCGCGCCCCCCAAGGCCGGCAAGACCATCGTGCTGCAGCAGATCGCCAACGCGATCGCGACGAACAACCCCGAGGTGCACCTCATGGTCGTGCTCGTCGACGAGCGGCCCGAAGAGGTCACCGACATGCAGCGCACCGTGAAGGGCGAGGTCATCGCCTCGACCTTCGACCGCCCCGCGGAAGACCACACCACGGTCGCCGAGCTCGCCATCGAGCGCGCGAAGCGCCTCGTGGAGCTCGGTCGCGACGTCGTCGTGCTGCTCGACTCGATCACCCGTCTGGGCCGCGCGTACAACATCTCCGCGCCGACCTCCGGCCGCGTGCTGACCGGCGGCGTCGACGCTTCGGCGCTGTACCCGCCCAAGCGCTTCTTCGGCGCCGCGCGCAACATCGAGAACGGCGGATCGCTCACCATCCTCGCGACCGCGCTCGTGGAGACCGGTTCCAAGATGGACGAGGTCATCTTCGAGGAGTTCAAGGGCACCGGCAACAGCGAGCTGCGCCTGTCGCGCCAGCTGGCCGACAAGCGGATCTTCCCCGCGGTCGACGTCAACGCCTCCAGCACGCGCCGCGAGGAGATGCTGCTGTCGGCCGACGAGGTCAAGATCACCTGGAAGCTGCGTCGCGCCCTCGCCGGCCTCGACACGCAGCAGGCCCTCGAGGTCGTGCTCGGCAAGCTCAAGGAGACCTCGAGCAACGTCGAATTCCTCGTGCAGATGCAGAAGTCGATCCCGACGCCGACCGGCCACAGCCACGGGCACGAGAACAACATCCGCTGA
- the prfA gene encoding peptide chain release factor 1, with protein MFDSVKPLLDEHKAVQEELSDPAVHADAARAKRVNRRYAELSRIVAAHDAWAAASDDLEAARELAREDDAFAEEVPALEERVAETQEKLRRLLIPRDPDDARDVIMEIKGGEGGAESALFAADLLRMYLQYAASRGWKTELLERTESDLGGYKDVQVAIKGSSADPAQGVWAHLKYEGGVHRVQRVPATESQGRIHTSTTGVLVFPEVDEPDEVEISPNDLKIDVFRSSGPGGQSVNTTDSAVRITHLPTGIVVSMQNEKSQLQNREAGMRVLRARILARQQEELDAAASDARKSQIRGMDRSERIRTYNFPENRIADHRTGYKAYNLDQVMDGALGPIIESCIAADEEERLASLGQDS; from the coding sequence GTGTTCGACTCCGTGAAGCCGCTCCTCGATGAGCACAAGGCCGTCCAGGAGGAGCTCAGCGATCCCGCCGTGCACGCCGATGCGGCGCGCGCCAAGCGGGTCAATCGCCGGTACGCCGAGCTCAGTCGCATCGTCGCGGCCCACGACGCGTGGGCCGCGGCATCCGATGACCTCGAGGCCGCGCGCGAACTCGCCCGCGAGGACGACGCGTTCGCCGAGGAGGTGCCCGCTCTCGAGGAGCGCGTCGCCGAGACGCAGGAGAAGCTGCGGCGGCTCCTGATCCCGCGCGATCCCGACGACGCCCGCGACGTCATCATGGAGATCAAGGGCGGCGAGGGCGGCGCCGAGAGTGCGCTGTTCGCGGCCGACCTCCTCCGCATGTACCTCCAGTACGCGGCATCCCGCGGCTGGAAGACCGAGCTCCTGGAGCGCACCGAGTCCGACCTCGGCGGCTACAAGGACGTGCAGGTCGCGATCAAGGGCTCCTCCGCCGACCCCGCGCAGGGCGTGTGGGCGCACCTCAAGTACGAGGGCGGCGTGCACCGCGTGCAGCGGGTGCCGGCGACCGAGTCGCAGGGGCGCATCCACACCTCCACGACCGGCGTGCTCGTCTTCCCCGAGGTCGACGAGCCCGACGAGGTCGAGATCAGCCCGAACGACCTCAAGATCGACGTGTTCCGCTCCTCGGGTCCGGGTGGACAGTCCGTCAACACGACCGACTCCGCGGTGCGCATCACCCACCTGCCGACCGGCATCGTCGTGTCGATGCAGAACGAGAAGTCGCAGCTGCAGAACCGCGAGGCCGGCATGCGCGTGCTCCGTGCCCGCATCCTCGCTCGGCAGCAGGAGGAGCTGGATGCCGCGGCATCCGACGCCCGCAAGTCGCAGATCCGCGGCATGGACCGCTCCGAGCGGATCCGCACGTACAACTTCCCTGAGAACCGCATCGCCGATCACCGCACCGGCTACAAGGCGTACAACCTCGACCAGGTGATGGACGGCGCCCTCGGCCCGATCATCGAGTCGTGCATCGCCGCCGATGAGGAGGAGCGTCTGGCCTCCCTCGGCCAGGACTCCTGA